The DNA segment TATCTATGCTTTTGCCTTCTTTACAAAAAACTTTTAAGATAGTGTTACCATTCATGTAACTTACGGTTTCCACCTCCTGCAGCTGTTTGGCAATATACCATGCCCCTTTTAGGGTAAGCGTAGCTATGCTCCCTGTGCCCCAGCCATTGGTAATGCTATCGGGCATATGGCTCATATTGTGATTCCATTTTGGTTGCCTGATATCAGGATCGGCAAGGCTAAGCCATAAATGCCCAGCCTGTTCTTTTACCATTGCCAGCATAGGTCTGTCAACATGAATAAGCGTTCCTTTTAAGGGTTGCGCAGCACTATAAACAGCGTATGCGGTAATACCCGATAATGGATGCCTGATAATATGGGCTGATGCATTTTTTTGCATCACCTCATAGGTTTTATTTTGCAGGTACGGTTTCAGGTCAGCTGTTGGCGTATTCAGTACAATCTCATATTCGTACCCTTTATCTTTAGGGTTTGTACCATGATCAAACCAGGCTTTTGTATATACCTCCTGTGTTTTCTCATAAGCTCCGGATGTGTTTAAAACGATCGACTTTTGGTCGCCTACATTAGCGCCCCTGTAAGAAATTTGCTTATCCTGGCCCAGCACAATAGGTTGTCCTTTGGGAATGATGTAATGCAAACCGTTCTGATCGGTAAAATAACCCCCATCGGCTTTTTGGTTAAGGGATGAAGAAGCACTGATTTCCTTTCCATTAAAACTGTTTTTCCGTTTTTCATCGGTTCGGTACTGAAACAGCGTGGTTACAGTTGGGTACCTGGTATCATTATTTTGAATGGAAGAACCCAGGCAAATAATTTCATTACCGATAAAGAAATAGGTTTTTCGGGCCCTGAAACTGTTGTCGAACAAAGATTTATCTTCATCCGGAAAAACATCATCACGCAGGTCTAAGGCAAACAATCCATTGGTACCCTGTTGCAGTCCACTGGCCACTACGCTTTCAGAGAAATTGCGGTGTTTACCTTCTATATATTTTTGGTCACCTTTTGTATAATACAATACTTTGTCTGCCGGTAACATTTTAGTTGTAGCTCCGGGCAACATAGACCAATCGAAACCTTCATTCAAACCCAGACCCAAACTTTTGAAACCCATTTTTTCATCGCCCTGTGCCGTTACCAGCATACCGTGGCTAAGGTAACGGCCCAAATTATTTTCTCCTCTGCCACTTTCAAAATCCCAAACGTATTTGTTGTATCCTTTTACGGTTGCAAAGGCATTGCCCTGGCGGTAAGCCATTAAGCCCGAATAAGGCATTGAAACGGCACCATCGGCAGGTCTGTGTTTTTGTGCACCTACCATTTTGTGCAGTCGTTCTATTAAATTTAAGGTGCCAAAAGTACCCGAATAGGTAAGCACGGGGCTAAGCATTCTGGCTACCACATCTGGTTCGGCAATATCGTATATATAGTTAAACAGTTCAGCCATTTCTTTGTCTGCAATGGTATTGCCATTCATACTCATATAGGCCAGTGCCGGAAAGGTAAACCCATCAAGTGAGCTGTTGCCCAGCGGAAAACGCCCACCGGCACCATAATGAATATCTACTCCATAGGCAATTTCCGCCTGTCGCTTTAATGCCTGTTTAAGGTTGCCGGTAGTTTGTGGCGAAAGCTGATAAGGTGTGCCACTAAGCAGCCAATGGATGAGTGCCATGGTGTTTAGCGCATTGGTACCATAAGTATTTAAATAAGTTCCCCGGTGGTGATAAATAGAAAAATCGGGTTTAAACGTGTCACTATAGCCGGGCGAAATACTGGCTACATAATCCATGTAGCTTTTAAAATCCTGCAACAACTCTTGCTTACGGCTATCATTTTCCATTAATAAAATGGTAATGAGTTTGGCCAGGGCACCTCCGCGGATTTTATCAGAATTTTCTCCCCGTGTGTAATCAATGGTTAACATACTGCCCAAACGGGTATGCCAGATCAGCATATCAGTTTCTGCTTTTAGCTTATTTTGTGCTTTCAGATCATCTCTTACCAAAAAAATAGCGGTTGCAATCGGGTTAAGCTTTATCACATGGTCTACCGTACCAAAAGCACTGCCCGCTGCCCAACCCTGGTCCTGTAAATAATCAAAGGTCAGCATCAGTTTTTCTCTGGCAGTTTTATTGCCATTAAGCCTGTAATCCATTGCTAAGGGAAAGGCAGTTGGCAGGATAGCCTCATCGTAATTTAAACCTTCTTTAGGGATATGTTCATCACGGATGCCAAATAAGGGTCTTCCATTTACAAAATCGTTTGCTTTATGTATTCCAAGCTTATCGAAAATAGCTGAAGCACCTTTAATTTTACCATCTATTGTTTTTTCGATGCCCGTATTGCGTTTTTTCCAATCGTTGGTTTTATCGCCAAGTATTAAAAATTCCAATCGGTCTGCTATGGTCTTACTTTCTTCGGTTAGTTTTTTAACATCTACCTGCTGGTTAAATTGTTTGGCTAAAAATATTTGGTAAGGTGCCAGTATTTCATAGCCATCACCAGAGCGGAGGTTAAGTTTATGGTTTTCAAACTGCAGATCGGAATGACGTTTATTAGAAACAAAACTCAGCAGCATGAAATGGTCGATGAATATTTTACCACTTTGCCCCGATGGAGTAAGTGCCACCAAACTGGTCATTTCATCACTGCCCTTGTAGTTTTTTACCAGCGCATCTTCATTAAAATTAACCCAAACGGCCCGCCAGCCAGTAAAGTTAAGGTTTACCGAAAAACGATATTTTGGAGCCGTATTTGCCATTTGCAAATTGCTGCCTACCTGAAAAGTAATTTTGCCGATGGAAGGTTTTTCCTGGTATAACCACATTTTTACACCTCCATAATGCGATTTTTTGTAGAACGACGGTTCGTAAACTTCAGGCTGACCGCCAGGATAAAAATCTCCGGCTTCTTTTAAGCCCTTTAAATTGGCAATTTCTATAGTGGCACCATTTTGATACGTCCACAGCAGCGATTGCGTGCCATCTTTAAAATGAGCAGATGAAAAAGAGAGATTACCTTTTTCTGATTTCCAGTTCGCAATATCCTGCGCTTCTTCAAAAGTAAGATAGTTGGTCACAATATCCTTTACAAAAGTTGGCACTGATTCCTTTTGTGCTTTTAGGCCTGGTGCAATCGTACTTAATCCAAGTGTAAGTGCCAATGTGGCTATCCGGTAGTTCATTTTATATATTTTAAAATTCAATTTTTTGCTTCAATTTCTGATACCTCAATAAAGCTTCTAAATAATAATAATCTGCATATATCAGACCGCCATCTACTTCAGATTTTCTTAAGAAATTACCGGTAGCATGGTTCAGTAGATAATTGCCTTTGCCACTCTCGTTCAGGTAAGGTGCGGCAGAAAGGCTTTCCAGAATTTTTTCGCCCGCTTTAAAGTACTTTTTGCCATTGGCCGGTGACAATTCTGCAAGCTGCATTAAGCCTGATGCAAGCAATGCAGCTGCCGAGGCATCTTTCTGGGTAGGGATTTTCGGTGCGCGATAATCCCAGTAAGGTACCATATCTTCAGGCATATTCTGATTGTTTAGAATATATGCAGCTATATTTTCTGCCTGGGTTAAATACTCTTTTTTATGTGTGTATTTATACATAAATCCAAACCCATACAACCCCCAGCTCTGGCCACGGCTCCAGGACGCGGTTTCAGGGTTGCTATCTCCATTGTTCCAGTCACGTTTACGCATTTTTCCTGTAAGCGGGTCATAATCTACGACATGCGAACAACTGTAGTCTGACCTGTACTGGTTTTTCATGGTCGTATTGGCATGATTAACCGCTACATTGTAATAAGTACTGTCACCGGTAAATCCGGTCCCATTCAGTAACAGTTCCAGATTTATCATATTGTCGATAATTACCGGAAATTTCCAGTCCCGTGCTGCACTGGGATTCCAGGACATAATTGATTTCACTTTAGGATTATACCTTTTAATGGCCGATTTAGAGGCCTCAATCATCACTGCTTTGTATTTTTCATTTTTAGTAAGCCGGTACCCATTGCCATAACTGCTATAAATCATGAAACCAATATCATGGTCATGCGTATAGTCCTTATTGTCCTCTACCAGGGCCGTAGCATATTCGGCTTTTTTAAGGATGTCTTTGTCCCTGGTAAATTCATACACCAGCCACAAATTTCCAGGATAAAAGCCGCTGGTCCAGTCAGAAATAGGTTGAAAACCTTTCTCTAATGAACGCGGCATTTTACCGGTCGATTTTACGATTTTAAAGGCATTGTCGGCATATATCTTCTCCAATTCAAAAATCGAAGCAATTTTCTCATCTGTAAGTTGAGCAGTTGGTTTTGCACAAGCCAGGGTTAAACCTAATGCCAAACCAGCACAAGCAACCACTATCAATTTGTTTATTATCGGTTTTTTATTCATAAAAGGAAACGGCTAAATATTTATTTCTTTGGAATTTCTATACTAACTGGTGCGGCATTATACAATACCTCCTGGTAATTGTAAAAAGCACTATCCCTTTTATCAGGAAGTTCTGCCACAATTTTAGAACCTGTACCTTCGGCCGAGACCGTTACATACTCGCCCTTGCGGGGATAGATACCACCCAACATATAATCATACTTACCAGCCCTGAGCGGTTGTGACACATACAAGACCAATTGTTGTTTGTCGGCAGATGGTGAAGGGTTGCTCATTGTCAGCTTCCAATTGCTGCCATTGTCTTTCAAAATCATCAAAGCAGGCGTTTCAGCCTTTACGGTTAACCCGCCCACTGTGATTGCTGTCCCTTTAAAAAAAGCCGTTTGCCAGGTTTTATCTGTTGCCGAATACACCCCATGTGCATCTATAGCCTTTTTTATCTGTACATCTTTTGCATAAGTGGCAAGTACAGCAGGCATTTCTGTGGCCAAAACATTAGGTACCAGAAAATAACTATAACCATTACCTGTTGCAGGTTCCTGTCCGTGATTGACCGCAATGATATAACCAGGCGTTTTTGATGCATTGGCAGGGTCGGTAATATTTATTTCAGTTCCGGTTTTAACGATTATCTTTTGTTTTCCATCCGGATAAATGATATACCCCTTATTGCCAATATGTAACCAAACAGGTTTATCAGCTTCAAAAGAAAGATTAACCGACTGTCCTGGTTGTACCACTTCAGTTTTACCATTTTGGGCGATGGTTAGCGGCTGGGTAAATGCTGACTGATCAAGCGTCGTTACAATCTCTTTTTGCTGACCGGGGCGCAGTCTTTTGATGTTATTGCCCAGGGCGATGATTTTATCGGCTATAAAAAAATAGCTCTTTAAAGCTGTAGCAGAGCTGTATGTTTCCCTTGGCAGATGGTGATAAATGGCTACACCCGATCGTCCATCCGACGTTACACCAGCCACCTCATTATCGCCTGGCAAAGAAGCCTGTGCATGGCCAACCGGAATAGCATCGCTACGCCATTCTTCAGTTAGACCGGGCAGAGCATGCCAGTCCAGGTTGGCCAGTACTTTATCCGAATATTCATCGCCACTTATTTTTAGTGGAAGAATCCCGTAACCTGCATACCAGGACCTGCGTATGTTTCCAAAATCTTCAGCCCCAACCGTGCGTTTCGATTTTAATTTTAGCGATACATAAAAAGGTTTTTCATTTTCGCCCCGGCGATGCACCAAAAACTCATTTACCCAAAAAGCATCAGTACCGGAATATTCAAATTTATTTTTTTTGATCTTATTGTATATTTCATCCAGTTCGGCCTGGTTGCTTAGCTTCGTATCTTTGCTTCGTGCCTCCTGCAAATCTTCAAAAGCAGACAAATAAACTTTGGTAACAAACTTCTGCAGATCCTCTCCATAAGACCTCCCGGATACTAAAAAATCCAGGCGGTTTTTATAAATCAATTTCGGATAAGTACCTACCAGCCTATCGGCAGGAAACTGGTAATATTTATCGGCCAGCTTAAAGTCCGTATCTTTAAACTGGTTAAAACCAACAAATGCTTCAACAAGCCATCCAAAGCCATAAGCCTGCATAGCCGCATCAGTACCCTGAGCAATATGGTGTGATATGGTTCCATCTGGCTGAAAACCAGATTGTTTGTATTCGTGAGCAGGTACATTAAATTTGGTTAACCACCTGGACACATCAGCTGCAACACCATGCGGGCTCCATCCGTAAGAAAAACTAAAATTTTTAAATGGTTTATCCTTATAGAAATCACTGTACCAGTATTGCACATAAGTTAAAGGCCGGTTATAATCTGCCCAAACAATGGGCATGGCCAACATCCAGCGACCTCTGTGCCCCAGGTTGGCATCTGCCCAGGCACCTGATGAACGAAGGGTATCCTGCAATATCCCCCAGCGACCACCCTCTTCTTTATCGTCCGATTTATCGATCGATCTTCTGCCGATCATTTCGGCCATTGCGGTTTGGTAAAAACGTATAAAATCGTAATACACACGTTCGGCCTGTTTGTTGCCCTGTTTAATGTCTGTAAGCATATCTGGTATTAAATGTACTGATGGTGCAATGAGCGCATCAGAAATAACCCATTGGTGGGTTACCACCTGGGTTCCCACCAGGTTATACTCTTTCAGGTTACTAAAACCGTCGCCCGTATACGGGCCTATCGGCTTACCCTTTACCATTACATCTGAACCTTCAACCGGAACGCTCTCCGTATAAGCGATAATAGCTGAATATAAAGCATTTTTTAACTGCATACGGGCCTGCGGATCGCCATTTGGTCCATACTTTTTTGATTTGGCATAAGCGTAGCCCAAACCACCAATTTGATTTGCCACTTGTTCCCACTCAAATTCTATCGTTTTTCCACCAGGGCTTTTATATTCCATCGGATTTTTGCCGTAAAAACCAAATGCTGCAAATTTGCCATTATTACTTTCCAGTTCAGTAATCATTTCGGCTACTTTTACATCCGAAATGAGTTTTCTACCATACATTCTACTCCCTTCAGACGATACTGTATAATCCTTATATCGCTCATAAAGTGTTTTCCACAGGGTTTCCTTAACTACTTTTATGGTAATTGGAAAAGAATTAAGCTGTTTTGACCCATCTTTTAACACTATCGTTAATTGCTGATTTCCCAATAGGTTTTCTCCCAACTTTTGCTTCGTAGAAAGTACTCCCATGATTCTACCAACTGGATCAAAACGGGTTTCAATGCTAAACAAATTGTTCTTTTGACTGGTTATGGCAAACTGATAGGTTTTAGGGACAGGGCGCTTCAATACATCCTTATTTCTTTCCAGATGTATACGTCCTGTTACCTCCGTATTGGCGGGACTATTGACTTCTACATCGAAATAACCGGCGAATATTTTTTCCTGGGCAAATACACCCAGATTAAGAAAAATAATCAAGCATATCAATATTGTTTTTTTCATCTCTTTTTATTTTTATGGCCTTAATCTATTGAACCCGATTTCATTTTCTTTTCCGGATTAAAATCTTTCTTTTTTGCAAAACCATTCAGCTTCAAAGCAATTACACTTGCTGTTTTATCAGGTGCACTGACAGGCAGACCACTAATTTCTAAAATACCCTGCTCATCCTGTTTAAGTTTCAGCTTTGCATTGCTGTTTAATAATGTGGCACCAATTGCCTTATTACCCAGCCCATCAATGTTTAGCTGACCACTGCCGGGCCAATTGAAAACGGACAAATAAAGTACAGTACCATGTTGTTCATCTTTGGCAGTAATGCGTCCCCAATCTACAGGCTCAACAGGGTTAGCATGGGTGCCATAAATAGCTTCACCATATTTGCTCATCCAGTTACCTATTTCTTTTAAACGTTCAACACTTTCAACGGGGAAAGTACCATCTGGTTTAGGACCGATATTGAGGAGGTAATTGCCCCCTTTAGCAGCAATATCTATCAATTTCTGGATCAGTTCTGAAGAAGACTTCCATTCATGATCGGCTGTGCGATAGCCCCAGGTGCGGTTCATGGTCATACAGGTTTCCCAATCTTTACCATCAAGCTCTGCCAGATTGGGTATTTTTTGTTCAGGAGTTTTAAAATCACCTGGCAAATTTCCTCCCAGCCTGTCATTGGTAATGATATTAGGCTGCAAGTGCTTCACCATAGTCATCATTTGTCTGGCCTGTTCAGCAGATAATCCTCCAGGTGTATCCCACCACAATACGGAAACATCGCCATAGTTAGACAATAACTCTTTTACCTGTGGAAAAGCTACACCGTTTAAATACTCGTTGAAAGTTTTTGATTGCTGTATGGGGTCCCAACTGCCATTGTGCGCTAAAGTATAGGCATCGATACGCGTGCTATCCGGATTATCCCATCCTTGTTTCATGACCCTGCGACCAGTAAAACCACCAGGATTTCCCCAATCTTGTGATTGTGAATAATAAATACCAAATTTTAAACCATACTTTCTGCAAGCATCAGCTAAAGGTTTAATCATATCTTTACCATAAGGTGATGCTTTCATAATATTCCAATCGCTGGCTTTGGTGTCAAACAATGCAAATCCATCATGGTGCTTTGCCGTAATAACCAAATATTTCATGCCTGCGTCTTTGGCCATACGTGCCCATTCATCAGCATTGAAATTTATGGGATTAAAATGTCCAGCTGTATCTTTATATTCCTGAACGGGGACTTTCATCCGGTTCATCAACCATTCTCCATTTTTAACTTTTTGTTCATGACCCCGGTAAACACCCCCAAACTGGGCGTACACACCAAAATGAACGAACATTCCAAAACGGGCTTCGCGCCACCACTCCATTTTACTATCTTGTGCACTTAGTGAACATGATATCATCACTAATAAGAAAAAAACAATGCCAATTCGTTTCATTAATTTAAGAATAATAGATACATCAGATTTACCCGGCTATGTTTGGGTTAGTTAAATGCAAAAGCCAAAGCCTGTGTTTTCTTTCCCATCAGGTTTTTGGGTAAAACGATCACAACCTCTTCTCCTTCTTGCTTCCAGTTCACATTTTTACCGGTTGAGATTAACCTGATCTTACTACCCCCGGCAGGTATATTTCCTTTCCATTTCAGGGTAGCAGGTAGGCTTTCACCTTCCTTAACGCAGACAATAGCATATTTTATTTTACCATCCTTTGACTGCGTGAACCAGGTTGTCCCATCATTATAATTATCGGTTATTCTGGTACCGTAAATGGCTTCTCCATTTTGTTTTAGCCATTGTCCTACCTCTTCTAAAGGCTTTTCAACTTCTTTAGGAAATTCACCTTCTGGTGTTGGGCCAAAACCCAAAAGCATATTTCCACCCTTGGCTACGATCTCAGCCAGGGTATGAATTACCCAGGTTCCAGATTTTGCTTTTTCCTCGCTTCGGTAGCTCCAGCTTTTTGTTAAAGTGATACAGGTTTCCCAGGGCTCTTTCATCTGAGTTTTTGGTACAGATTGTTCTGGTGTCCGGTAATTTTCATAAGGGCCGTGTACTGTTCTGTCCACCACCAATATGCCGGGTTGTTTTTCGCGGGCCATTTTGGCAATGCGTGGCATATCTACCTCCTGATTAAAGTTAGGATAATTTGCCCTTCCTCTTTTGTTCATTCCCCATTCTTCCCTCGCAAGCTCAGCTTTTAATGCCGGGCGCACCCAGCCACCGTCCAGCCATAAAATATCTACCTGGCCATAGTTCCCCAAAATTTCAGCAATTTGGTTATAGGTAAAATCTTTAAATTTCTGCCACTTCTGTGGATATTTGCTCATATCGTAGTTGATATTCCGGGATGGTGTAGGAAACCGGTCCCACCAGAAATCCTGCGAATGCCAGTCTGGCTTTGAAAAATAAGCACCAATCATCATTCCCTGTTTACGGTAGGCATCAAAAATGTATTTGGTCACATCAGCTTTCGGATTTTTTGCGAATGGTCCATTGGTAATTTTATAATCGCTTTGCCTGGTATCGAACATATTAAACCCATCATGGTGCTTGGTGGTAAATACGATATATTTCATCCCTGCATTTTTAGAAATTTCAGCCCATTTATCCGGATTGAACTTTACCGGATTAAGTTTTGAAGCCAAACCCCAATACCATTTTTTATAATCTTCATAAGCCATAGTGGTATCACGTTTAGGCCATGGCTCGCCACTTATTACCCATGATTCCGGAATTCCTGCAGCAGTGTAAACACCCCAATGCAAAATCACACCAAACTTCAGGTCCTGCCATTGGTCCAGTTTTTTCCTCACCAATGGATCCTTGGGATATTCATATTGGGCAGATGGATCATAAATATCTTCCTGTGCATTTGAAAGTAGCGGAAAAGCCAGTAAAACGGTTAAAATTAATCCTCTAAACATATAGCTAATAATTTGGGTTTTGACCTACGATTTTATTTACATCCGTTTCATTTAAAGGTATAGGATAAAGCTCGTGTTGTCCTGTTCTAAAAAAAGTACCCGCCGGATAAGCATAATTGGCGCGATAAGCCCTTAAATCATCTGCTGTTTTTTTAATCCTTGCAGCTAAGATATTCCAACGAATAAGGTCTGTACGCCTTGTACCTTCAAAGTTCAGCTCAAATGCCCGCTCCTTCTGTACGGCATCAAAAAACTGGTCTTTGGTAAGACCTGCCAGGTTTACCTGATCAGCAGTAGCTTTAGGCACCAGCGCTGCAGTTGCAGTAGCGCCTGTGCCACCACCACCGGTAATGGTTACTGTTGGTGCAGAAGTGTAATTCCAGCCTGCACTTAACGTAACAAAGCCGGTTATCCTTCCGGATGCAAGGGTAGTAACTCCTGCAGCAGCACCTGAGCCACCGCCGCCGGTTACAGTCACAACCGGCATGGACGTATAGCCTGTACCTGCATTATTTAGTGTTATGCTTACCTGACTACCACTTGCATTTAATCCAAAACCTCTTCTCCTGACTTCATTGATCGCCTCATATGCAAGGCTGTTAGGCCCGTTATTGATTTCATTTTCTACCTCAGCTCTCATGAGCAGAACATCTGCGTAACGTAAAATAACAGTATTTATGCTGGTCGTATTTCTTTCAGTAACCGCATCCGTCTGGTATTCCCTGCTCCATTTTGCCGAGGTCCACTGTTCGTCAAGTCTGGCAGTAAACAACTGTACTTTCTGGCCGGTCGCGTCGATCCTGAAGGTTGCTATCGAAAAATCTCTTCTGATGTCCTTTGGGTTAAAACTGTTATAAAAAAGGCGCAATGCCCTGCCTCTGCCCAGGGAAGCATTGTAAACGCCCTGAGCTGTAGTTACAGACAAAAAATTTCCTCCTAAACTATTTTCGCTGCTGTTACCTAAATTACTAAAAAACGCTACTTCAAACATGTTCTCTGTAGGTTCTAAAATAAACTGGCACTGGTTTTTGAAAAGTTTGGTAAAATCATCATTCAACTTGTAAAGCTTACTGTTTATGACATCGTTAATTTCCTGCTGCGCAATTTTATAATAGTCTATATAATTGGCAGGGCGTTCCATCAGGGCAGTTTGGCGCAGCGAGTAACCGCCAGCCATTAAGGCAACTCTGGCCAGCATTGCTTTTGCGGCCCATTTGTTAATCCGTTCATCAGTTGGCAATTTGTCTGGCAAAAGAGCAGCAGCCTCTCTCATATCTTTAAATATCTGCTCATAGATAACATAACGGTCGGTTCTTTCAACTTTGAAATTCTCTCCGGCTTTTGAAGATGTCAATTTGAATGGTACATCACCCCAAAAACGGACCAGTTCCGAAAAGTAAAAGCCACGTAAAAATTTAGCCTCTCCTAACATCCTGTTCAGGTTATCTTTTTGGGCCTGTGTACCACTGCTATAAGTAGGCATTTCAGGTATTTTTTCAATAACAACATTGGCCCTGTCAATTCCTGTGTATAAAGAACTCCAGGTTTGGTAGAAATTATCGGTTTCAGCCGTACCGTAATAATGTGGTATGGCTCTGAATGCATCTGCCGTGATCGCTGCATCCATCTGGGAAATATCGGTATCGTTATCGTATAACATTGGAATAGATTGCCCGTAGGTCTGCGGACGCGACATGACCTCATATATGCCTAAAGTTGCCAGATAAGCTTCGTCTTCATTTGAAAAGAAATTTGCACTTGTGAAATAAGAATAGGGTTCAGTTTCTACAAACTTTTTACATGAACTCATGGATATAGCTGCACAGAACAAACCTGCAAGTATAATTTTGCTGATATATATATTAGTTTTCATTTTTACGGAGATTAAATTAAAAGGATACGTTAAGACCTGCAACAAATGATTTTGCCCTTGGGTAAGCGCTAAAATCTACTCCTGGCGTAAGCGGATCGCTGAATACGCTTACCTCCGGATCATAGCCACTGTAATTTGTAAATACATGCAGGTTATATGCAGTTACATACAAACGGGCATTGGCTATTTTAACCTTGCTTAACCAGCTTTTAGGAAGGGTATAACCGAGGCTGATGTTATTGATGCGCAAGAAGGAACCGTCCTCAATCATAGTATCATGTAAACGTTTGGCTGTTGCACCGTCAAAAACCGGAATTGTTTTCCCACTATTGGCATTGGCAAGTTCTACAGGGTCCAGTATCCGCTGGCCAGCTGCATTGACGATCTTCCACCTGTCTTTGAAATAGGCAAAAGTACTTGCATAATCGTTAAACAATGCAGAATTGTTCAGCTTGTTCGCATTATAGATGTCATTCCCATAGGTAAAGTCAACAAAAACACTGAGGTCAAACCCTTTATAACTGAAGGTATTATTTAAACCTCCGGAAAACTTGGCATTGGCATTTCCTATTGCTGTTCTGTCATTGTCGTCTATTTTGCCGTCATTATTTAAGTCGGCAAATTTGATATAACCCGGCTGCACTACTGCGACATCCGTTACTACACCGCTTTTTAAAGTATAAGTGTTGTTTGCTGCGTTAAAATCAAAGTCATCCACCTGGTACAGGCCTGCTTGCTTGTAGCCATACATGATACCCACCGGCTGACCAACCTGCAGTATATAATCATTGGTAGTGGTCCAGCTATTTGTTAGCATGGAATTTTCCCCCTCACTTAAACCCAGTACCTTGGTTTTGTTAAAAGCAATATTAAAGTTACTGCTCCAGTTGAAACTATTGTTTCTTACATTGATGGTATTTAAAGTAAATTCAATACCCCTGCTCGAGGTTGTGCCGATGTTTCTAAATTGTTCCGTAAAACCTGAACTCGCCGGAATACGGGAACGATACAGCAGGTCTTTCGAACGATTATCGTACAGCTCAGCTGTGAAAGACACTCTTTGCTTAAAAAGGCCCAGATCCAGACCAAGGTTAAAGGATTGGTTTGCTTCCCATTTCAGTGAAGGATTAGGTAAGTTAAGCTGGCCTGCAGAAGTTACCAGCTGATTGTTTAAGGGGTAACTTGAAGTTCCAAAAATGCCCAATGCCTGGTAGTTACCAATGCGGTTATTTCCAGATGAACCATAACTTAAACGCAATTTCAGATCTGATATAGCTTTAAATTTTTTCATAAAATCCTCTTCCACAATTCTCCAGGCTACCGCCGCCGAAGGGAATATTCCCCAGATATTTTCTTCGCCGAATTTGGAAGAGCCATCATACCTCAAACTTGAAGTTAAAAGATACTTTCCTTTATAGCTGTAATTCAGCCTCCCAAAAAGAGAAAATAATTTGTCATCTTCTGCA comes from the Pedobacter heparinus DSM 2366 genome and includes:
- a CDS encoding RagB/SusD family nutrient uptake outer membrane protein → MKTNIYISKIILAGLFCAAISMSSCKKFVETEPYSYFTSANFFSNEDEAYLATLGIYEVMSRPQTYGQSIPMLYDNDTDISQMDAAITADAFRAIPHYYGTAETDNFYQTWSSLYTGIDRANVVIEKIPEMPTYSSGTQAQKDNLNRMLGEAKFLRGFYFSELVRFWGDVPFKLTSSKAGENFKVERTDRYVIYEQIFKDMREAAALLPDKLPTDERINKWAAKAMLARVALMAGGYSLRQTALMERPANYIDYYKIAQQEINDVINSKLYKLNDDFTKLFKNQCQFILEPTENMFEVAFFSNLGNSSENSLGGNFLSVTTAQGVYNASLGRGRALRLFYNSFNPKDIRRDFSIATFRIDATGQKVQLFTARLDEQWTSAKWSREYQTDAVTERNTTSINTVILRYADVLLMRAEVENEINNGPNSLAYEAINEVRRRGFGLNASGSQVSITLNNAGTGYTSMPVVTVTGGGGSGAAAGVTTLASGRITGFVTLSAGWNYTSAPTVTITGGGGTGATATAALVPKATADQVNLAGLTKDQFFDAVQKERAFELNFEGTRRTDLIRWNILAARIKKTADDLRAYRANYAYPAGTFFRTGQHELYPIPLNETDVNKIVGQNPNY